AAAtcacaaatttattaataaattctttaatgtatgtaagaaaaacaaaaattgtaacaAGGCAGAGCAGAATTTGtattaaattcataaaaacaaagccacattcaatttttgtttgttgtttagtaaccATTTTCAATTCCTCTTTTATTTGTAAGACAATCACTAGAAGACTTTCTCTCAGATTTGTTAATTGTCCCACTAACTTAACTATACAGCTTTtagaagtttttaaataaactacCACTGATTCAACCTTCTAGGAAATCAGTCCAACtgatgaaatgttaaaaacaccCCATATCTGAAGAATGTTAAAGGTTGTATAACATATACACAAAGTTTAGTATTCTATATCTTGTAATGATCAACAGCTACAGTGATTTAACACCCACACAACAAATTCATCAACTttccaaaactaaatatttcgGTAATTCTTCAgttaacctttaaaaaaaaaaattataaaatgataaacctTTGTTTCTTAAACACATAAACCATTCTACAGATATAAGTAACAATGACCGATGCAAAGTACTGAAACATAAAAGAAGTGattaattgaaatgtttttttttgctaatttCACATCTCTCCACACAAATACAATTTTACACAGTTTCTGTTATACCAGTatcgtttataatttattttcaccaGTTCATTAGAAGTTCTATTTAGCAGGTTTAGTAATAGTAGGAAATACTGCTTTCTGAAGTGAAATCTCTGTGGTTGTTATCACGTCATGTGACCATTAGAAAACATCAACAGATAATATGTACAGAAGGTTCTGCTAATACTCCACAACAATTACAGACATGTCAAAAAAAAACATGCTTGAAATATGCACAGTAGAAACTTCACATACCTTTACCAAATGAggtaatataaatgtaatattataagtttaaataaaacacatttcaagAACATCGTTAATCTGACATATGGAATAACAAGTCTTGGTTTTCAAATCCCCAAAGTTACAATAATTGCAACTTTCCTTACAATAAAAGGAGAGTACAAGTATTAGCAGTCACATCTTTACGTCTTTCTATTTACCAACATTACTGAAGAAAATGAAAGTTCTTGTTACTTAAGCTCAGAATCTAAGAGTCAGTATGATATCAATCAATATACGTATATActtcaatatattttacttctaggAAGCTACCCTTTGCATGAAGCTTTTTTGGTAACAACAAAGAGCTAGggcataaaaaataaacatctgaattaaaaaaaaatattatatatatatatatatatatttatattagcaaTGGTATTACTAAACAGATATATTAGATTTTACcccaagttatttatatttatacaggtttcaaataaatataatggaAGACAATCAAATCTTCTATGAATAACTACACTTGttataatggaaaaaaatacaataaatgttacaTTCTATCCCTATATGCACAAAAAAGTTAATTTCATCCACCATACATGACGAGATAAACTGGACGGAATTATTAACGATAAATCTTCCACCAGACTTTGTAattctagttttatatttattttgtaaacttctTTAAGTACTTACACAACAATGTGTGACTGTcctaaaataatgttattacttcCATATAGACGGGAAAAAATATACTCACCATCATCCAAGAAGTGCTGGACAATTCTGTGATGGCTTGTGGACCacttataacaatgaaaatatttaaaagatttcCTGGTAGAAGTACATACGGGTTTTAAGCTAATTTCCAAGGTATATGATCGTGATCTGATACAATGACTCTTTGTTTTAATCAAACAGATCTAGAAGATTTAATTCCATTTGTTCTTAACCTCTTTAGGTGTGATTTGTTCCACACCAGATTTGCTGTACCCATAGATATgcaaatacgtaacagattccgAGATTCTCGTtcgttaatatttaaaaaaaatgttcttgtaCTTCAAAAGTAGTTTCCGTGTGGTTACCCTGTTCATAACAGAATATCCTGTCAATATTGCAAATGGAGATGCACAACATTCGAACCTTTACATGGGGGAGATGCAAGATCATAAATTAGTTTAGAACACAAATTTTCTTGTTGCAACTCTCCATGTAGCTGGACTCATTTCAATGACAAGTATAATCTGATGATCACGTTAAAACTTTGTTGAATACAGGATCCAAACCACTGGTCAGCGATGTCAAAAAGAATattcaacttattttttatttcaatgcaAGTTCTTATTTCGAACCCTGTTAttcctttacaaaattatattatttttctcaaagtCTTGCAagttacttctgtttgttttgaatttcacaccaagctacgtgagggctatctgcactagccgcccctaatttagtagtgtaagactagagggaaggcagccattcatcactacccactgctaactcttgggctactcttttataaatgaatagtgggatttctcATTACTTCCTCTGAAAGAGTGAGCACGTTTGCTGTGACAGGGGATCGAACCCATGACATTCATATTacaagttgagcaccctaaccacctggccatgccgagtctatGTTACTTCTGATGGAGAAAGAAACTTCAAAACGTGTAGTGTGTGTTCTAAGTAGATACTGTCAACAGCTTTGTTAAATATCTTATAACTGCATAAAGTGAaatatgctgttttatttatttttttaaatttagataaaACGCCAAACATTCATACCTAGCCACTAAACTGTTTGTTTAGGATGACAAAGAGCATATTTTTTTAAggagtgattttttttctaacttgtGTTATTTATTCACCTCAACAAATTTTCCTCTAATAACAGATACCATTAAAAAAACTAGGTTATGGTTACACAAATTGATTCAATTAACAGAAACCATAACAAGtagatatatttcttaatattatacCTTTAAAAATGTGGTTATTCACATATAATAGACTTAAGTCTTTGAAAGCATTTTTCCAAACACCACACTTTCAGTTATTTGGATAGAAGGCTGTCCTACACATTTAACaagtcattattaaacaacaagagTAAAGATATAGATAAGTTTGTAAACTCAGCTTCATATCTGCCACTTTTTCCTTAAATATACGAATATGGTTCttcatgaaaatcaaacacatctTACTAGAACGATGCgtacaatttaaaacatattatatcCAACACAATTTGTTTAACGTGGAACAATCCATATTCATCAAACTCTACCAAACAGATAATGCATACATACTATAACTTGTTAGTGGTTATCacacttattatatttttaaataaaaattggccaaagaaacaatgaaaaagaattactttttttttttgtctctaaTGGATATCCAAGGGTGCAAGAAGCAACTTTACTTTGTTGGGGTAAGGAACCATAATAAAAGGAAAACTTATCTTTtgacacaaacaaacaaagtaagcAAACTTTTTAACTTTTTGCTTCATATTTGTAGGGGGGGAGAGGAAAGGCAGGGCTACCACAACATAAAATTTGGTAGTCCtgctttaatatttctaaaataaatatattaccaatTGTGATTCAAGTGTCcagcataaaaataaactatggcaacatacaaaattacaaatatctaGCAGCAAGTTGCTACTGGCCAATGAAAATACACCAAGATAAGGAAATGGTTTTAAGTTCACAGTTGTGTGTGCAATATTTGGTCTACAATGCACAACACACGGATTAGTAAGAACCAGTAGCAACACCACTACTTGACTTAAAATTAATCTCGCATTGGCAATACTTGACCATCAGATAATACTGATGAGCCataacagtgttatgaaaaatatatatcctAAACAATCTTCAGATTTAAACTTTACTGGACAGATTGATGGTGGGGGACGTGTATCACTAGTTCCAGCACCCTTATACATATCTCTACATAAACATTAAACTATTAAGGGCCATTTAATGCTTAGGCATATTGTCAATAGAAGcagtttcatgaaaaaaaaataaatctactaTACAACACGCACCATCctttatagaatattaaaataaaaaacctcAAAGGCTTACGGTAAACAAATGGCAAATAGtttcacatataaaataagtCAAAAACCATGTAAGGAGCATGCCTTTGACTGTGATGGATTGGGTGGCCAGCCTTCTATATGACAGGATATAACAGCAATGGAAAGAAAAAACTTCATCTGTTTGCATCAGAAACTTTCATATGGGTCTTGTGAAGTTAGCAGGAAAGATTCCTTTCTCCATTGTAGACTCTCTGATTCCCATAAGCCAGCCTTCTtcctgttatattaaaataacatgtattgTTGTCAGTTACTAATCATTTTACTGGTGTAAATAAATACTCATCtctgaattaaaaatattaaaatcaaccAAACAGTTACAACTCGACTTAGGTCACAAAGTTAACTCACTTGCTCTTCTGGGTCATCGTAAGCAACAACGCTGATAAGTTCGTTAGCTTCAAATGATAGTTCATCAACATCTTCAGCAGTATATTTATAAGTACTTTGCACCTGAAATATACAGATGAGAAAACTAATGCACATTTACACACagatgtgtgtttttttcctataaattttcaaatattcacataataaagtttgAAGGTTAAACCATTATTATGGTGAGAAAACAGTcactattttatgaaaatttatgCCTTCTTAGCTGGCAATAAAAGATCTCTATGCACGTGGTTTAGGCACAGATATTTCTTAGTCAATAAGACCAAAGATTCCACTTGAAAGAAGTGATCTAAAAAACAcactttacaacagtaaaatatctTGTGGCATTGTGTCTAAATACAGctatcaaatatttattgaacataTAGTCAGTATCATGGGTGAACAGAACAGATGGTTGACCAAGGTCCTCAGAATTACATTATGGTAACACAGAACTGAAAGTTTACCTTTTCTACTTTTcgttaaattcatattttaattatttgaaattaaaactagataaaCCTTACAACACACAAAATACGCCCCTGTCATCATCAGAGATATTAAGATTGTAAATCTTTGCAGTCTGTGAATCTACTTATTACTGAGTGTGCTGCTTTATTTTGATGGAGGTATAATCATTCATTAAAATCTATCACCACTTTTCAGTTTTTAGTATCTTGACTGTGATTTATCTAAATGTTcatcatttatttatatgttaaggTCAATTTCTAATCATTCCCTTTATGTTGCTTAAGTCATCCTCTAAATCCTAACTAACGGTAGAATATTATTAAATCAGGCTAAAattattaagaacaaaactataGAATGGACTGAGTTTTccttgatgataagaaacccacttgaaatgaaaatctatctcagaacaacatttcgaccttcctaggtcatcttcaggtcaagaaatgttgttctctccttatcaataaaagtgtttatacccataccagttgttctgagatagatttctatctgtgttttgcccaccctAGGTATTGAAACAGtttgtgttataagccttcagtctTGTTGATGTGCTATTGGGgagttaaacaattaaaatattattataaacaaagttcTAATTCATGAACCACGTCACAAGTAATTTacagatttaaataaattacGTAACTCAAAATACCAGTTTCAGAATTGTTCCTTATTCTATCTACGGAgcgatacaaaaaacaaaacaaaaaaccaactCTGTAATAAACCCCTGGTGGGAGATTGGTTGTACTTGCTCCATGTGGAATTTCCACATCATTATAGTTTGAAGTCTTCAGTTTCTCATCCTCAATGTGGTTCTACCAATAAGAAATTCAAGAAAAGCACTTTAAGAAACAATTctgaatacaaacataaaaatataaaagccaAACCATTTAATTATGCAATAGTTTATGTAATGGTCAAATAAGGTATCAATTCTCTAATTAGCTACTTACAAAATACTTGTTCAGAAGTTCCTAGTAGGTTAAACTACTACTCGATGAGAAATATCTTACAATATACCtcactgtgtttttgtttttcttgtgggGGGGAGTGGTCTTTAACACTAGAGAAAACCTTTTCTGAATCTTCCTTCCACTCACATTTAGAAATTCTGCAAACTTTGAAATCTAAAAGATACTTAACTACTattgtgattttaacaatataaaatgtatctaGAAACCTCTGTTTGAGTATCTTCTGCTTTAAGTTCTTTctcagtatctgatggtatctGGTTTACCGGTTTTTTACTCGAGTCTACTGAAGGAGAGGTTAGATGATATCCTACTTCTTCATTCACGGAACCATTTAATTCTGAAGGAATGAAATGTGATAATCACCATCTTTTACAACCAAAACAGTACCAGTTTATTACTTAACGtctttggaaaataaaataataaaaaattaaaagaagaacaATTTTatctcaataataataataattaattatgaaacaGATTTGTATCaaggcatttaaaaaaaaaacagttttgagAAATTTTGGCATAACTAAttggaaaatacaatatttcaggTAATCTGTAAGGTAGCTATAAATACAAGAAGAATTGTCACAATACAGTACGTTCTCCTATCTCTTATAACAGTGACTTTTCAGAATCATATACTAGAAgaaaaaattctgaaaacatGCATTCACACAGACAAACATTGGGTAAAACTGAACAAGAAGgggtaaaaataaaagaaacaccagaaaagatagaaaaattaaattgaCTGACCTGTAACAGAGATCACAAAGGACTATATTCCTGAAGCAAACCCTAAATCAATCTTACCAGACTTAGTTGAAGTAACTGGCTCTTCAGTTCCTCCATTGGTGACAGCATGGTTATTTCTTTCGCTCGTGCTTGTTTCGTGATTGCTGTGCTCAAAGCTAGTCGAGCTTccagaaaaaaaatgtcattCTCAATATACATACTTACAGTTTTCAAATGCAGCACCAGGCATATTACCTGGTTTGAAAGCCAACTTAAAGAATTTTAAGCAACTGATGACTGAAAGTTTTAGTTGTATATGAAACTTTTTAAGTTAATGCTCTCTAAGTGCTCAAACTCTTGTGTGTGATAAGCCcctataagaaatattttactagCTTTATAAAAAGGAATTCATTTTAATGAACAAGCTAATAGTTTCTAAAATACGACATTGCTACTGCAGAGAAATcaccttataaaatattttaatagattatacatttttttaaaatagtaacatttaaaaatgctcatattaaaattgatttacattatttaagatatatataaagaattatcATGAAACATGTTCATGAAACATAAGAACTGGTTAAAGAAATGTATTACCATACCCTTTGAGCTCTTCACATTTGATTctttctcacacacacacaaaaagtattGAATTTAATGGCAATCACAGATATAGATTTTGAAACCACAAAAAACCATTCAAGCCTTTTTAATATACTAGGCCACCACCACTGACTGCAGTAAaactacataaacattttaactcTGCTACAACAACTacaatgattatttaataaatctttaacctgaattataaacattatcttCTTTCCTTCTActttccttactgtacaaacatttacaccatgtttgtaataaaattcaaGCACTGATTAAGTTTATTAGTTTAATCATTTATTAAGTCAAGGAAAACTGAGTTCAAGTTTCAATGACTTTCAGTAACATTAAAGACCTAACCACcatcttgatgacaagaaacccacttgaaataaaaatgtatctcagaacggctggtatgggtattaacacttttattgataagcagagaagaaCGTtccgaccttcctaggtcatctccaggttaagaaagagtttgcaatGCCCTCTACAATCCCATACCTAGTGCATGTGTCTGGCAACagtcactttcaaactctctctctctcttaacctgaagatgacctaggaaggtcaaaacattgttctctccttatcaataaaagtgttaatatcaatATATCAATATTACATTTCAATGAACCAGTAAAATGTACAGTCTTTCCTATTTATTATTTCCATAAATACAGTGTTGAATAAATACACTTTGTTGAagagatacattttactttatgttaTTATACAGACATGGCTGTTCACCAAGACAAAGACTGTTttttccaaacaacaacaatctaatGGTATAATGTGGGGAAcatacattacaaaaataaacacatttttcattCAAAGGGCAAAAGGTGTACTGGAAACAAGCAAATTAAAGAATTTTAATGTGAATGAATACCTATGCAACTAATTACAGCATAAAGACAAATAACTTTCCAAAACGTCTGAATGCAGTAGTAGACAGAACTTTCATTTTAGAAGTACTCATGGCACATAAATTAACaaagtttgttattattaaattagaGCCAGAAAATTATCTTCGTCAATTTATTAACCAACCCTGATCAATTAGAGTAACGATGATGTTGTTTATAATAATTGCacttgaatataaataaatatcaaccaAGTTTACGGAACAAtcacaagatattttatttactgactCTGAAACAGAAGCTTTCAGCTTAGACTGACGGGACGAATAGCCACCCTTCTGGTTTTCTTCTGCAAGTTCTCCCATTAACTTACTTAAGTTGACGAACACTTTGGCATTTTCAGTATGAAAAGCCGCTTCCGTAGAAAAGTAAGTCTGTAGATTTGACACCAAAAACGGGATGCGACTGCAACAGTTTCAGGGATAAAACACTTAATTCACATCCTATAAATTAGTGTATGagaatgtaattataataataatagaacaattTGAGCCACTCTCAAGTTAAATGGTTGTTGTCCAATTGACAATCTACTCTTTAAAAGATATTCTTACATCTTTCTTAAAGCAAAAAAGCATTAATAGCAATCCATTCTACTTGCAAATTTTTCTtgcattcattataaaaaaacttcTTTTTTTGTCTAACAAGCATTCCATTACTGAAATATTGGAAAACATTCAAAATCTTCACCTGTTTCCTCATCTATGGTAAACAAATGTGATAGGTACAGAGAATTGTCTTGAGTATCAATGCTTGAGGTAATAAATATGTGAGAAGTTCTTAATTatgtcaaaattttaatttttactaatgtatcttt
Above is a genomic segment from Tachypleus tridentatus isolate NWPU-2018 chromosome 11, ASM421037v1, whole genome shotgun sequence containing:
- the LOC143231865 gene encoding myc box-dependent-interacting protein 1-like isoform X1 → MAEGKGGGSFTKVVQKHAVRAKERLLQNLGKADKTTDELFDTYVNNFNKQQNSANKLHKEFKNYLITVRATQISSKNLMDTLSEMYEQEWIGHEQVPVQAQKLESLMEDFCHKLNDQVTLPLAAYMNQFPDVRAKIAKRGRKMVDYDSARHNLETLLNANKKRDEVKITKAKEQLDESKSLYESLNKELQEELPALYDSRIPFLVSNLQTYFSTEAAFHTENAKVFVNLSKLMGELAEENQKGGYSSRQSKLKASVSDSTSFEHSNHETSTSERNNHAVTNGGTEEPVTSTKSELNGSVNEEVGYHLTSPSVDSSKKPVNQIPSDTEKELKAEDTQTENHIEDEKLKTSNYNDVEIPHGASTTNLPPGVYYRVQSTYKYTAEDVDELSFEANELISVVAYDDPEEQEEGWLMGIRESTMEKGIFPANFTRPI
- the LOC143231865 gene encoding myc box-dependent-interacting protein 1-like isoform X2; this translates as MDTLSEMYEQEWIGHEQVPVQAQKLESLMEDFCHKLNDQVTLPLAAYMNQFPDVRAKIAKRGRKMVDYDSARHNLETLLNANKKRDEVKITKAKEQLDESKSLYESLNKELQEELPALYDSRIPFLVSNLQTYFSTEAAFHTENAKVFVNLSKLMGELAEENQKGGYSSRQSKLKASVSDSTSFEHSNHETSTSERNNHAVTNGGTEEPVTSTKSELNGSVNEEVGYHLTSPSVDSSKKPVNQIPSDTEKELKAEDTQTENHIEDEKLKTSNYNDVEIPHGASTTNLPPGVYYRVQSTYKYTAEDVDELSFEANELISVVAYDDPEEQEEGWLMGIRESTMEKGIFPANFTRPI